The proteins below come from a single Cricetulus griseus strain 17A/GY chromosome 6, alternate assembly CriGri-PICRH-1.0, whole genome shotgun sequence genomic window:
- the Ppp1r3d gene encoding protein phosphatase 1 regulatory subunit 3D isoform X2, producing the protein MSRGPDSTLLPPTPGLRKPAPRSLSCLSDLDPRPCRAPGCDPRLQPIAQRRARSLPSSPERRAKAAGAPGAACRAGCNRQLRVRFADALGLELTQVKVFNTGEDPSVPLHVLSRLAIDSDLCCSSQDLEFTLQCLVPDFPPPIEVPGFGERLARQLVCLERVTCSDLGISGTVRVRNVAFEKQVAVRYTFSGWRSAHEAVARWRGSAGTEGTEDVFAFGFPVPPFLLELGSQVLFALRYCVAGAEYWDNNDGRDYGLTCRRHDLRMPRGECEESWIHFI; encoded by the coding sequence ATGTCAAGAGGCCCCGACTCCACCCTGCTGCCCCCGACCCCGGGGTTACGGAAACCCGCGCCACGGAGCCTCAGCTGCCTCTCGGACCTGGATCCGCGCCCCTGCCGAGCCCCGGGCTGCGACCCTCGGCTGCAGCCCATCGCCCAGCGGCGCGCGCGCTCGCTGCCCAGCTCCCCCGAGCGCCGCGCCAAGGCTGCGGGAGCCCCGGGCGCAGCGTGCCGAGCCGGCTGCAACCGGCAGCTCCGCGTGCGCTTCGCTGACGCCCTGGGCCTGGAGCTGACGCAGGTCAAGGTGTTCAACACCGGGGAGGACCCGTCCGTGCCTCTGCATGTGCTGTCGCGTCTGGCCATCGACTCGGACCTGTGCTGCAGCAGCCAGGACCTGGAGTTCACGCTGCAGTGCCTGGTCCCCGACTTCCCGCCGCCCATCGAAGTTCCCGGCTTCGGAGAGCGCCTGGCACGGCAGCTCGTGTGCCTGGAACGTGTCACCTGCTCGGACCTGGGCATCAGCGGCACAGTGCGCGTGCGCAACGTGGCCTTCGAGAAACAGGTGGCGGTACGCTACACCTTCTCCGGCTGGCGCAGTGCGCATGAGGCCGTGGCTCGCTGGAGAGGGTCTGCGGGTACCGAGGGGACCGAGGACGTCTTCGCCTTCGGCTTCCCAGTGCCACCCTTCCTGCTGGAGCTCGGCTCCCAAGTACTCTTTGCCCTGCGCTACTGTGTGGCTGGTGCTGAGTACTGGGACAACAACGATGGCCGTGACTATGGCCTCACTTGTCGCCGTCACGACCTGCGCATGCCACGCGGGGAGTGCGAAGAGAGCTGGATCCACTTCATCTGA